Within Geminocystis sp. NIES-3709, the genomic segment ATGTTTATCTATTAATGGAGTTTAACACATGGTTAGCTTACCTGTACGTTTTCCACAAGAAAATCCTGTTTCTATTTCTTATAAGGATTGGGGTGAAGTGAAATTAAAGCAATGGGAGAAAAAAGCCCAAGAAGTAAGTGGGAATGTTTTCCACGACTCCGACTCTTCCTTATTAATCCCTATTGCTCATGATTTAGCCTCTCAATATTTACCTGAGGAATTACGACAGCAGATTAGTCAAATTAACCTGCCCGATGGCTTAACTCACTTGCATCTCAAAGGACTACCTCAAGATCCTTATTTACCTGCTTCTCCGGTTGACGGTAATCGCCCAATTGGTAAACGGACTTTCGTTAGTGAACTTGTATTGCTAGGAATTATTAGTCACGCACTTGAGTCTGAAGTTTTTGCTTATCAAGAGCAAAAACAGGGTGACTTAGTGCAGAATGTAGTACCAATTCAAGGGCTTGAAAAAACCCAGTCCAATGCTAGTGTCGGAAACTTCGGATGGCACAGTGATGATGCATCGTTCAAACGCCCCTATCGTGCGGAAGGAATTGCTTTATTTTGTCTTCGCAATCAAAGTAAGACTGTAACTTATTTTGCTGAGGTAGATGACATTATCAAAGCCTTACATCCTATCGATTTGCAAGTGTTACGAGAACCACGCTTCCGAGTACGCACTCCGGAGAGTTTTAAATTGTACGGTGGAAAGATAGTTTCTTCTGAACCA encodes:
- a CDS encoding TauD/TfdA family dioxygenase — translated: MVSLPVRFPQENPVSISYKDWGEVKLKQWEKKAQEVSGNVFHDSDSSLLIPIAHDLASQYLPEELRQQISQINLPDGLTHLHLKGLPQDPYLPASPVDGNRPIGKRTFVSELVLLGIISHALESEVFAYQEQKQGDLVQNVVPIQGLEKTQSNASVGNFGWHSDDASFKRPYRAEGIALFCLRNQSKTVTYFAEVDDIIKALHPIDLQVLREPRFRVRTPESFKLYGGKIVSSEPRAIITDGEAGAEIALATYNVVPVDDEDEEALDALYALKLALRTPVAKSFVLQQGEVLIISNVRGVHARGPIFGGDRWLQRCYFRKDLTELHKVTNSSHDCRVFGSEDLFLL